One genomic window of Longimicrobiaceae bacterium includes the following:
- a CDS encoding VWA domain-containing protein, which yields MNVELARPWALALLLLVPVWLLLARRGDGRGLTFARGAGVAGLRRRGRVWLGALPNALRVLAIIALVIALAGPRTGETAVETRSEGIAIMLAIDISSSMLSQDFRPANRLEVARRTVSDFVRGRPNDRIGLVAFAGEALTQVPTTVDYPILQRFISDLRVGQLQDGTAIGMGLATAVNRLRRAPGKSKVIILMSDGENTDGTVDPRDAAKAAAAYGIRVYTVGVGSVGSAITPVGYLPGGRVRYAYVPVRIDEPLMRDIARTTGGRYFRATDAGKLRQIYSEIDRLVKTPVDVKRYLRFREHYLPFVLAAAALLVAEWLLRGSRWGRVP from the coding sequence GTGAACGTGGAGCTTGCGCGGCCGTGGGCGCTCGCCCTGCTGCTGCTCGTCCCCGTCTGGCTCCTGCTCGCGCGGCGCGGGGACGGGCGCGGGCTCACGTTCGCGCGGGGCGCGGGCGTCGCCGGCCTGCGCAGGCGCGGGCGCGTGTGGCTGGGCGCGCTTCCGAACGCGCTGCGGGTGCTCGCGATCATCGCGCTGGTGATCGCGCTCGCGGGCCCGCGCACGGGCGAGACGGCGGTGGAGACGAGGTCCGAGGGCATCGCCATCATGCTCGCCATCGACATCTCGTCGTCCATGCTGTCGCAGGACTTCCGGCCCGCGAACCGGCTGGAGGTGGCGCGCCGCACGGTCAGCGACTTCGTGCGCGGGCGCCCGAACGACCGCATCGGCCTAGTCGCCTTCGCGGGCGAGGCGCTCACGCAGGTGCCCACGACCGTGGACTATCCCATCCTCCAGCGCTTCATCTCCGACCTGCGCGTGGGGCAGCTACAGGACGGGACGGCCATCGGGATGGGGCTGGCGACGGCGGTCAACCGGCTGCGGCGCGCGCCGGGGAAGAGCAAGGTCATCATCCTGATGAGCGACGGCGAAAACACCGACGGCACCGTGGATCCGCGCGACGCGGCAAAGGCGGCGGCGGCGTACGGCATCCGCGTCTACACCGTGGGCGTGGGCTCGGTGGGCAGCGCGATCACGCCCGTGGGTTACCTGCCCGGCGGCCGCGTGCGGTACGCGTACGTGCCGGTGCGCATCGACGAGCCGCTGATGCGCGACATCGCCCGCACCACCGGCGGCCGCTACTTCCGCGCGACCGACGCGGGCAAGCTGCGGCAGATCTACAGCGAGATCGACCGGCTAGTGAAGACGCCCGTCGATGTGAAACGCTATCTCCGCTTTCGCGAGCACTACCTGCCGTTCGTGCTCGCTGCCGCGGCGCTGCTCGTGGCGGAATGGCTGCTGCGCGGCTCGCGGTGGGGACGGGTGCCGTGA